From a single Plasmodium yoelii strain 17X genome assembly, chromosome: 9 genomic region:
- a CDS encoding dipeptidyl aminopeptidase 1, putative yields the protein MKKISKFISLLLVSLHILYVSYVSADLPVHVEIKDLLGKWKLYKTKTSPELLTCGSTQPNSNQYNVKIEDYKKYLIDNHYPFDSELNVVLSNDFVKYGDVHDITGNEHRKNWNVLAVYDEKRRKKIGTWTTIFDQGFEIRIDNETYTAFMHYEPTGKCPEPSDEDITDSNGETICYSTSYDKTRFGWIDIMNKNNEQLHGCFYAEKYDTINDSNNYKIILNRSISGKKEPVITENKTCTSNQITDFDSYEPKTYIKANKVKLNKNSEMYWHKMKHDGKKKPLPEYMLKVQNQKYACPCNPNENIDNERSDVDPDSPVSPNMIELGNSNVDTNELDLNAYEEIKKSKHTELELNEMPKNFTWGDPFNNNVREYEVIDQLTCGSCYIASQMYVIKRRIEIGLTKLLETKYANDFDDALSLQTVLSCSFYDQGCHGGYPFLVSKMAKLHGIPLNSEFPYTAKQSTCPYPVNKGIPLSMIEAGSINKTESVPKDIKPSFRETIASALAGNDTKDNNNNVIDSGDPNRWYIKEYNYVGGCYGCNQCDGEKIIMNEIYRNGPVVGSIEVTPNFYNYVDGVYYDKGFPHAKKCTVDVHKDNGYVYNITGWEKVNHAIVILGWGEETIDGKLYKYWICRNSWGNGWGKEGYFKMIRGVNHVAIENHAIYIDPDFTRGAGKVLLEKMKNH from the coding sequence atgaaaaaaataagtaaGTTTATTAGTTTATTATTAGTTtctttacatattttatatgtaagTTATGTTTCCGCTGATTTGCCAGTGCATGTAGAAATTAAGGATTTGCTTGGTAAAtggaaattatataaaactaaaACATCACCTGAATTGCTTACTTGTGGTTCGACCCAACCTAATAGCAATCAatataatgtaaaaatagAGGATTACAAAAAATACCTAATTGACAACCATTATCCATTTGATTCAGAATTAAATGTGgttttatcaaatgattttGTTAAATATGGTGATGTTCATGATATAACTGGTAATGAACACAGAAAAAATTGGAACGTTTTAGCAgtatatgatgaaaaaagaaGGAAAAAAATAGGTACATGGACAACTATATTTGACCAAGGTTTTGAAATAAGAATAGATAATGAAACATATACCGCATTTATGCATTATGAACCAACTGGAAAATGTCCCGAACCTAGCGATGAAGATATCACCGATTCCAATGGAGAAACAATATGTTATTCTACTAGTTATGATAAAACAAGATTTGGATGGATAgatataatgaataaaaataacgaaCAATTACATGGCTGTTTTTATGCTGAAAAATACGATACTATTAATGactctaataattataaaatcatattaaatagaTCCATTAGTGGCAAAAAAGAGCCTGTGATCACTGAAAATAAAACATGCACATCTAATCAAATAACCGATTTTGATTCATATGAACCTAAAACTTATATTAAAGCTAATAAAGTtaaattgaataaaaattCTGAAATGTATTGGCATAAAATGAAGCATGATGGAAAGAAAAAACCATTACCAGAATATATGCTTAAGGTTCAAAATCAAAAATATGCATGCCCATGTAAcccaaatgaaaatatagataatgaAAGAAGCGACGTAGACCCAGATAGTCCAGTTTCTCCAAATATGATAGAATTGGGTAATTCTAATGTAGATACAAATGAATTAGATTTAAATGCatatgaagaaataaaaaaatcgaaacatACTGAATTAGAATTAAATGAAATGCCCAAAAATTTCACATGGGGTGATCCATTTAACAATAATGTAAGAGAATATGAAGTAATAGATCAATTAACATGTGGTTCATGTTATATTGCATCTCAAATGTATGTAATTAAAAGAAGAATTGAAATAGGTTTAACAAAACTTCTTGAAACCAAATATGCTAACGATTTTGACGATGCTTTATCATTACAAACCGTTTTATCATGTTCATTTTATGATCAAGGCTGTCATGGTGGATATCCATTTTTAGTTTCTAAAATGGCAAAATTACATGGTATACCTCTAAATTCAGAATTCCCATATACTGCTAAACAATCTACCTGCCCATATCCAGTAAATAAAGGTATACCTTTATCGATGATAGAAGCTGGttcaataaataaaacagaaAGTGTTCCTAAAGATATTAAACCCTCATTTAGAGAAACCATTGCTTCAGCATTAGCAGGAAATGATacaaaagataataataataatgtaataGATTCCGGTGATCCAAATAGATGGTATATCAAAGAATATAATTATGTTGGTGGATGCTATGGATGTAACCAATGTGatggagaaaaaataataatgaatgaaatatatagaaatggTCCAGTTGTAGGATCTATTGAAGTAACCCCCAATTTTTATAACTATGTTGATGGTGTTTACTATGATAAAGGTTTCCCACATGCTAAAAAATGTACTGTAGATGTTCATAAAGATAATGGTtatgtttataatataacTGGATGGGAAAAAGTAAACCATGCTATTGTTATCTTAGGATGGGGAGAAGAAACTATAGATGGAAAACTTTACAAATATTGGATTTGCAGAAACAGTTGGGGAAATGGTTGGGGTAAAGAAGGATACTTTAAAATGATAAGAGGAGTAAATCATGTTGCTATTGAAAACCATGCTATTTATATTGACCCAGATTTCACACGTGGTGCTGGTAAAGTACttttagaaaaaatgaaaaaccattaa
- a CDS encoding guanine nucleotide-exchange factor SEC12, putative has protein sequence MDEVKVSYLNYPIYGIGSNEKYVVTSGGGGGKNYGIEDILDINTFDEKEKQLQQIWSTTEQNGVVDGIIFVDKYNIWLGSVRNECIIFQINEESGPNILLNFITDVCKKNARQTVVRFSSNSNLILTGGEDKIVKLWKLTFTNNNKHKLIINDLYIDPKKAIEHLGDYKGHEDCIKDCDISKDEKIICTCSSDNSLKIWDTNSFVNLHTEQMKNPKNNNEKLNFRCCKFLKNINNSDEFTYKLLTTAYTSRGNSYLIIWNIYYNDKKEKFTCEKYKFVWLDDRPCCNIAISKDEKYIALGFSTGALKIYNYKYSLLAHYKKHELPITAMCFIKNDNYLLSAGADYSISCTHINSFSFRYLRKIWKISITMIIILILTLILLDCFNAGYDIRMNNLIRDFSNFGTKKKNNNTTIKPKNHTTDEL, from the coding sequence ATGGACGAAGTAAAGGTGTCATATCTGAACTATCCAATTTATGGAATCGGTTCAAACGAAAAATATGTTGTAACCTCTGGAGGAGGAGGAGGTAAAAATTATGGAATTGAAGATATATTAGATATTAATACTTTtgatgaaaaagaaaaacaattACAACAAATATGGTCTACAACTGAACAAAATGGAGTTGTTGATGGGATAATATTTgtagataaatataatatatggtTAGGATCTGTACGAAAtgaatgtataatatttcaaataaatGAAGAAAGTGGtcctaatattttattaaactttattacAGAtgtttgtaaaaaaaatgcaagaCAAACAGTTGTTAGATTCTCATCAAATagtaatttaatattaacagGGGGTGAAGacaaaatagtaaaattatGGAAACTTACATTcactaataataataaacataaattaataattaatgatttatatattgatCCCAAAAAAGCTATAGAACATTTAGGTGATTATAAAGGTCATGAAGATTGTATTAAAGATTGTGATATATctaaagatgaaaaaataatatgtacaTGTTCATCTGataattcattaaaaatttGGGACACTAATAGTTTTGTTAATTTACATACAGAACAAATGAAAAatccaaaaaataataatgaaaaactTAATTTTAGATgttgtaaatttttaaaaaatataaataattcagatgaatttacatataaattattaacaacAGCATATACGTCTAGAGGAAATAGTTATCTAATTATatggaatatatattataatgataaaaaagaaaaatttacatgtgaaaaatataaatttgtatgGTTAGATGATCGACCTTGTTGTAATATAGCTATAAGTaaagatgaaaaatatatagctTTAGGTTTTAGTACTGGagcattaaaaatatataattataaatattcacTTTTAGCacattataaaaaacatGAATTACCAATAACGGCCAtgtgttttattaaaaatgataattatttattatcagCGGGTGCAGATTATAGTATTAGCTGTACTCACATCAATTCATTTAGTTTTCGatatttaagaaaaatatggaaaatatcTATAACCATGATAATAATACTTATATTAACTCTTATTTTGTTGGATTGTTTTAATGCTGGATATGATATACGAATGAACAACTTAATCAGAGATTTTTCAAACTTtggaacaaaaaaaaaaaataataatacaactATTAAGCCAAAGAATCATACTACCGATGAATTATAA
- a CDS encoding peptidyl-prolyl cis-trans isomerase, putative, with translation MSISLHTNYGDIKIELFCHEVPKTCKNFLALCASGYYDNTKFHRNIKGFAIQGGDPTNTGKGGESIYGKYFDDEFDSTLKHDKRGIVSMANKGKPNTNGSQFFITYSRQPHLNGVYPVFAKVIDGMDVLSTLENEPVEEKNRPIKDIIIESVTIHANPIAEDEFLSL, from the exons atgtctataagTTTGCATACAAATTATGGCGATATAAAAATTGAACTTTTTTGTCACGAAGTCCCCAAAACTTGCAAa aatttTTTAGCCTTATGTGCCTCTGGGTATTATGATAATACAAAATTTCACAG gAACATAAAAGGTTTCGCCATACAAGGAGGGGACCCAACTAATACGGGAAAAGGTGGAGAAAGCATTTAtggaaaatattttgatgaCGAATTTGATTCAACATTAAAG CATGATAAAAGAGGAATTGTATCCATGGCAAATAAGGGTAAACCCAATACAAATGGAtctcaattttttataacttattCGAGACAACCACACCTTAATGGCGTTTATCCAGTTTTTGCAAA agTAATAGACGGTATGGATGTATTATCTACCCTTGAAAATG AACCAgtagaagaaaaaaacagACCAATAAAGGATATCATAATTGAATCTGTAACAATACATGCAAATCCGATTGCAGAAGATGAATTTCTTTCCTTGTAA
- a CDS encoding serine esterase, putative, with the protein MKEKYKNYRSESIFLRDGNLFGIHDTINDEKEAEKCAFFFNSNKNIFTNLFTNYNDNTSMIDLFNRGIKNDNSMLNLNKLKEYKNKKNTPNNNIEDNLNSLKNDEAFVKKEWINNFCWACSLNLLDEILEKEIYKEKKIGYVYDLINDEKSYFDTSTFISVPYEFARFMLSQSESNVLQNIKINNTIKEEKYLFKKFCKNRKNNNKNNINKYKACDDISSSDLSSIGYSSNTDKSNKDINDDNMCNYYGNYLHIREKLFNYHNSNSNNNNNKKYLYNDDDLFYNKQNLSNFKKSCDENLLNKERKMSLIYNTTKNKKLYNKNRQKKEKHNILYDKMSNSNDNKYDYRQIYKRTNRDNENMCEYKNCTKSILLSHNSNGKSDMLKMDNKKMHKNKNFNWNNNKAFNTINIKQLNEKRHINDFQYYLSDIEDNNSYKYLQCDKRITKRSKSICSILKTNNDNNSSTQNDTEDLEDNEKTIDTDIFDSENYFNNTTDRNIYSEDIDEDMIDKEEKDIKNNYNKRIYYKYKNNLNYIKEFYYIAETKKKKPFPLRLYNNIKLIEDVKQCSKCYCFFNKMACHCIECKKKYNMKFLNPHYFIFQHGLTASVWDFQNIINPLLKKYPPIFLYVTYSNQGHTFEGVDVGTERLSAELKFLFKTINNDNINISMVGHSLGGVLNRYNLTNLYRKKIFKNKKLINFVTFACPHIGVHENIPFVRTISSYLGSHTVDDLNNKTSALLKISNLESINILKKFENIIFYGNTHSDWLVGIRTSLILPYTLFNNELILYIMNKAKNLSDVPINIFSIVHLYMREKKLLFFNFYQNVNNPNYLFNKRKNQNQFLYKMLQTIISSTKFLAYPAQKKLSIYMDDYENYENYENGNKTIKNMPASYSNSACKKSIHEDKITSSTKENDNNNDNNNDNNNDNNNDNNNDNNNKAKYSIDNSVELIQFNYNKKKDKNENSSIEKDRSLSSIKSISLENVFSYNNNEENDFINMIKKKKNINNSYTRSENEDYIIKDFYKKPINMSNNCENMENSELPNEQTKEGELNSYKTISKTTNCNYIGEAEKRELLNNDLNTDMDYRNSENENISYSNNINDKIYNNRDNKKNEESYSNNEPKNSDTISDNIEDNNNNCEENGNNDNNNSEDDNKKKEKVENYKYFEKLFFQCLKEKIMYDIKTLDNNLKKENEQIGKKSKTGKMFLQNTINIIKNYNFLNYSKNNDNANSSNSNSNNNILDICDEIKPLKNSTNFEDNNISISENQSDKLNLDDKTMFEENNKSTDPIFHSNNDHIEEYNYISEFFHTSSDDNCEGNENNPNIAFNKYISPNIAENNKAHKTELDDVENTEWSHRNTEWNNNNDSNDNANKIIKKKTKKNNLLKGITKNDKKKYKQILYHIYSISNDGLIEKFYKNPELIYYEVLFYCLNELPIQRYCISMPLYSNAHVQIIAHPRICSEESTIIKHFIEHLIV; encoded by the coding sequence atgaaagaaaaatataaaaattaccGAAGTGAATCTATTTTTTTGAGAGATGGAAATTTGTTTGGGATACATGATACCATAAATGATGAAAAGGAGGCTGAAAAatgtgcatttttttttaacagtaataaaaatatatttacaaatttgtttacaaattataatgataatacTAGTATGattgatttatttaatagaggcataaaaaatgataatagtATGCTAAATTTGAACAAGttaaaagaatataaaaataaaaaaaatacaccaaataataatatagaagaTAATTTAAActcattaaaaaatgatgaagcgtttgtaaaaaaagaatggataaataatttttgttgGGCTTGCTCTTTAAATTTGTTAGATGAAATTTTAGAaaaggaaatatataaagaaaaaaaaattgggtATGTATATGATTTAattaatgatgaaaaatCTTATTTCGATACGAGTACTTTTATTAGTGTCCCATATGAATTTGCACGATTTATGTTATCACAATCGGAAAGTAATGTATTACagaatattaaaataaataatacaataaaagaagaaaaatatttatttaaaaagttTTGTAAAAATcgtaaaaataacaataaaaataatataaataaatacaaagcATGCGATGATATATCAAGCTCAGATTTGTCAAGCATAGGATATAGCAGCAATACAGACAAAAGTAACAAAGACATAAATGATGACAACATGTGTAACTATTATGGTAATTATTTACATATCAGGGAAAAACTATTTAACTATCATAATTCtaattctaataataataataataaaaaatatttatataatgatgatgatttattttacaataaacaaaatttaaGCAACTTTAAAAAATCTTGTGATGAAAATTTGCTGAATAAAGAGCGAAAAATGAGcctaatatataatacaacgaaaaataaaaagttatataataaaaatagacaaaaaaaagaaaaacacaatattttatatgataaaatgaGCAATAGTAATGACAATAAATATGACTATAGACAAATTTATAAACGTACAAATCgggataatgaaaatatgtgcgaatataaaaattgtacaAAATCGATATTATTATCACATAATAGTAATGGCAAATCCGACATGTTAAAAATggataacaaaaaaatgcataaaaataaaaactttaattggaataataataaggcttttaatacaataaatataaaacagttaaatgaaaaaagacacataaatgattttcaatattatttaagCGATATAGAAGATAATAATAGTTATAAATATCTACAGTGTGATAAAAGAATAACAAAAAGGAGTAAATCTATTTGTTCCatattaaaaacaaataatgatAACAATAGTAGTACACAAAATGATACAGAAGATTTAGAAGACAATGAAAAAACAATTGATACTGATATATTTGATTCCGAAaactattttaataatactaCTGATCGAAATATTTATTCTGAGGATATAGATGAAGATATGATAGACAAAGAAGAAaaggatataaaaaataattataataaaagaatatattataaatataaaaataatttaaattatattaaagaattttattatattgcagaaactaagaaaaaaaaaccgTTCCCTTTACgcctatataataatattaaattgatTGAAGATGTAAAACAATGCTCTAAAtgttattgtttttttaacaaaatggCTTGTCATTGTATAGAAtgtaaaaagaaatataatatgaaatttCTAAACCCccattattttatattccaACATGGTTTAACTGCAAGCGTATGggattttcaaaatataattaatcctttactaaaaaaatatccacctatttttttatatgtaacATATAGTAATCAAGGACACACATTTGAAGGTGTTGATGTTGGAACTGAAAGATTATCTGCtgaattaaaatttttatttaaaactataaacaatgataatataaatatatctatgGTAGGACATTCATTAGGAGGAGTATTAAATAGATATAATTTAACTAatttatatagaaaaaaaatctttaaaaataaaaaattaattaattttgtaaCTTTTGCATGCCCACATATAGGGGTTCATGAAAATATTCCATTCGTTAGAACTATATCATCATATTTAGGGTCACATACAGTTgatgatttaaataataaaactagTGCTTTGTTAAAGATATCAAATCTTGaaagtataaatattttaaaaaaatttgaaaatataatattttatggaAATACACATTCAGATTGGCTAGTAGGTATTAGGACATCTTTAATTTTGCCTTATACACTATTTAATAATGaacttatattatatataatgaataaagCCAAAAATTTGTCAGATGTtccaataaatattttttcaattgttcatttatatatgcgcgaaaaaaaattattattttttaatttttatcaaaatgtaaataatccaaattatttatttaataaaagaaaaaatcaaaatcaatttttatataaaatgctACAAACTATTATATCATCGACTAAATTTTTAGCATATCCCGCCCAAAAAAAATTGAGTATTTATATGGATGATTATGAAAACTATGAAAACTATGAAAATGGTAATAAAACGATCAAAAATATGCCAGCTAGCTACTCAAATTCAGCATGCAAAAAAAGTATACATGAAGACAAAATAACGTCGTCtacaaaagaaaatgataataataatgacaataataatgataataataatgataataataatgataataataatgataataataacaaagcTAAGTATAGTATAGACAATAGTGTCGAATTGATccaatttaattataataaaaaaaaggataaaaatgaaaattctTCAATTGAAAAGGATAGGAGCTTATCCTCTATTAAATCAATTTCATTAGAAAAtgttttttcatataataataatgaggAAAAcgattttattaatatgataaaaaaaaaaaaaaatattaataattcttaTACACGCAGTGAAAATGAAGactatataataaaagatttttataaaaagcCTATAAATATGTCTAATAATTGTGAAAACATGGAAAATAGTGAATTACCAAATGAACAAACTAAAGAAGGTGAAttaaattcatataaaacCATTTCCAAAACTACGAATTGTAATTATATAGGGGAAGCGGAAAAAAGGGAACTTTTGAATAATGATTTGAATACAGATATGGATTATAGAAAttcagaaaatgaaaatataagttactctaataatattaatgataaaatttataataatagagataataaaaaaaatgaagaatcaTACAGTAATAATGAACCTAAAAATAGTGACACAATCAGTGACAACAttgaagataataataacaattgtGAAGAGAATggaaataatgataataataattctgaagatgataacaaaaagaaagaaaaagtggaaaattataaatattttgaaaaattatttttccaatgcttaaaagaaaaaataatgtacGATATAAAAACTTTAGAcaataatttgaaaaaagaaaatgaacaaattggaaaaaaaagtaaaactGGTAAAATGTTTCTTCAAAAtactattaatataataaaaaattataattttttaaattattcaaaaaataatgacaaCGCTAATAGTAGTAatagtaatagtaataataacatattaGATATCTGTGATGAAATTAAACCATTAAAAAACAGTACCAATTTtgaagataataatatatctattAGTGAGAATCAAAGTGATAAATTGAATTTGGATGATAAAACAATgtttgaagaaaataataaaagcaCAGATCCAATATTccatagtaataatgatcaTATTGaagaatataattatataagtgAATTTTTTCATACATCTTCTGATGATAATTGTGAAGGAAACGAAAATAATCCTAACATAgcatttaacaaatatatatcacCGAATATAgctgaaaataataaagctCATAAAACTGAATTGGATGATGTGGAAAATACTGAATGGTCTCATAGAAATACTGaatggaataataataacgataGTAACGATAATGCAAataagataataaaaaagaagacaaaaaaaaataatttacttaaaggtattacaaaaaatgacaaaaaaaaatataagcaaatattatatcatatttattcaaTATCAAATGATGGGTTAAttgaaaaattttataaaaatcctgaactaatttattatgaagttttgttttattgtttAAATGAGTTACCAATACAACGATATTGTATTTCTATGCCATTATATTCAAACGCCCATGTCCAAATTATTGCACATCCAAGAATATGTTCAGAAGAATCAACTATCATAAAACACTTTATTGAGCATTTGATtgtttaa
- a CDS encoding folate transporter 2, putative: MIEKSNNIYLSIDPIVERIKKNGEELPLINSEKKGIDYTQIVVYLVGLSDGLTHLASLAIYYLFKDHYRLTPYQVSLILMYPYLPFILKPIIALITDSISIFGMRRKPYLFLFSLFQSLNFLSLALIDLSLIQATLVLFFISLCASFCTTVAEALVVESSIGKTYSQGTNKVTEFIASKAVGSLSVAYFSGYFLEKVSREYIFMATSIFPLIISISCLFLKEKEYATRKNIFKQMTDLIKFINTPVFIGPFLYIFVYMSGPDYDDAFFFFCTNKLGFRPSFMGTLRLTYGIASLIGIIVYRVFLKNSSLRNTLIFTTLVSFPIYISPIILTEKINKYFGISNELFVLSGGFLIEAITEIQLLPLFILTANICQEGLEASVFATILSVKNLGSLTKKGTSSLLTYLMKIDTYNFDNLSMYILTCGLFLLLSLSLVPLLPSEDQIESLKNKKMQK; the protein is encoded by the coding sequence ATGATTGAGAAATCGAATAACATATATCTTAGTATCGATCCGATTGTCGaacgaattaaaaaaaatggagaagAATTACCTTTGATAAATTCTGAAAAAAAAGGTATAGATTATACCCAGATAGTTGTTTATTTAGTTGGATTGTCAGATGGATTAACACATTTAGCATCTTTggctatatattatttatttaaagacCATTATAGATTAACACCATATCAAGtatcattaatattaatgtACCCATATTTACCTTTTATATTAAAACCTATTATTGCACTAATAACTGATTCGATATCTATATTTGGCATGAGAAGAAAAccgtatttatttttgtttagtTTATTTCaatcattaaattttttatcattagcACTTATTGATCTATCATTAATACAGGCAACAttggtattattttttatatcactATGTGCATCTTTTTGTACAACAGTTGCAGAAGCTTTAGTTGTTGAAAGTTCTATAGGAAAAACATATTCACAAGGTACAAATAAAGTAACAGAATTTATAGCATCAAAAGCTGTAGGTAGTTTATCTGTTGCATATTTTTCAGGatattttttagaaaaagTATCAagagaatatatatttatggcTACCTCTATATTTCCTTTAATTATATCTATATCTTGTTTATTtctaaaagaaaaagaatatGCAACacgtaaaaatatattcaaacAAATGACAGATTTAATTAAGTTTATTAATACACCAGTTTTTATAGgcccatttttatatatatttgtatatatgtcTGGTCCAGATTATGatgatgcattttttttcttttgtaCAAATAAGTTAGGTTTCCGACCTTCTTTTATGGGCACATTAAGATTAACATATGGTATAGCATCATTAATTGGTATAATCGTTTATAGAgtctttttaaaaaattcaagTTTAAGGAATACACTTATTTTTACAACTTTAGTATCTTtccctatatatatatcaccaataatattaacagaaaaaattaataaatattttggaATTTCTAATGAATTGTTTGTATTAAGTGGTGGGTTTTTAATTGAAGCCATTACAGAAATACAGTTACTACCtctatttattttaacaGCTAATATTTGTCAAGAAGGATTAGAAGCTAGTGTTTTTGCTACTATATTAAGTGTTAAAAATTTAGGCTCTCTCACAAAAAAGGGAACATCTTCTCTTCTCacttatttaatgaaaatagatacttataattttgataatttaagtatgtatatattaacatgTGGGTTGTTTCTTTTACTCTCTCTTTCGTTGGTTCCTTTGCTACCTTCTGAGGATCAAATTGaaagtttaaaaaataaaaaaatgcaaaaatgA
- a CDS encoding pyridoxine biosynthesis protein PDX2, putative yields MEKITIGVLSLQGNFQSHINHFLQLQNPSLKVIEVRNKTDLRECDGIVIPGGESTTLRKCMSYDSDSLYNALKNYIHVKKKPVWGTCAGCILLSEKVEKTKDDNIENEYGNEFSLGGLDIEITRNYYGSQNDSFICSLDIKSQDPIFKKNIRAPCIRAPFIKTISSDKVVTIATFSHESFGKNIIGAVEQDNCMGTVFHPELMPYTCFHEYFLEKVKKHIKNSGEA; encoded by the exons atggaaaaaataactatAGGTGTTTTATCTCTACAAGGAAATTTCCAATCACATATAAATCATTTTCTTCAGTTACAAAATCCATCACTTAAAGTTATAGAG GTTAGGAATAAAACTGATTTAAGGGAATGCGATGGAATAGTGATACCTGGAGGAGAATCAACAACATTGAGAAAATGCATGTCATACGATAGTGACTCCTTATATAAC gccttgaaaaattatatccatgttaaaaaaaaacctGTGTGGGGTACTTGTGCTG gGTGTATTTTACTATCAgaaaaagtggaaaaaacCAAGGAtgataatattgaaaatgaaTATGGAAATGAATTTTCCTTGGGAGGGTTGGATATAGAAATTACACGAAATTATTATGGATCGCAg AATGATAGCTTTATTTGCTCATTAGATATAAAATCTCAAGATcctatttttaaaaaaaatattagagCACCCTGTATAAGGGCACCatttataaaaacaatatcaTCAGACAAG GTTGTAACAATTGCAACATTTTCACATGAATCATTTGGAAAGAATATCATAGGAG CGGTGGAACAAGACAATTGTATGGGAACCGTTTTTCACCCAGAATTAATGCCATATACATGTTTTCATGAGTATTTTCTTGAAAAGgttaaaaaacatataaagaATTCAGGAGAAGCataa